A genomic stretch from Tenrec ecaudatus isolate mTenEca1 chromosome X, mTenEca1.hap1, whole genome shotgun sequence includes:
- the LOC142433105 gene encoding small nuclear ribonucleoprotein E-like yields MAYHGQGEKVQKVMVQPINLIFRYLQNRSRIQGWLCEQGNMRREGCIIAFDEHTSLVSDDAEEIHSKTKSRQQLGWIMLKGGHVTLLQRVSN; encoded by the coding sequence ATGGCGTACCATGGCCAGGGCGAGAAAGTGCAGAAGGTGATGGTGCAGCCCATCAACCTCATCTTCAGATACTTGCAAAATAGATCCCGGATTCAGGGGTGGCTCTGTGAGCAAGGGAATATGCGGAGAGAGGGCTGTATCATAGCCTTTGATGAGCACACGAGCCTTGTATCAGATGATGCAGAGGAGATTCATTCTAAAACAAAGTCAAGACAACAACTGGGATGGATCATGCTGAAAGGAGGTCACGTTACTCTCCTACAAAGGGTGTCCAACTAG